The DNA window TTGGGGGCCGTCGGGACAAAAAACCACGAAAAATCAGGCGGGAACTCAAAGCGGAGACCGACAGTCGCCCATTGAAGCGCGCGGTGTGCGAGCGAGCGCGCGATGTCGTAGATACTGTAGCCGAAAAATATAATCGAGCCGATGATCGAGGCAACGGCCGCCGGGATGCCGAAGAGCGCCACATGCCCGAACTGGGGCCGCAAGAACATCGCGCGGTAATCGAGGGCATTGCGAAGAAAGCCGTAGTGCCAGCGCACCCTCTGCCTAAAGAGCTGTCGAAATGTCCTCGGCGCTCGCGTATAGACGAGCGCACTCAGCGTATTGCCGATCTGCATACCGTGCGCATGCATGCGCATTGCGATTTCGAGGTCCTCGGTCTGGTGCGCAGCTCGATAGGGGCCGAGTTTCTCAAACACGTCTCTCCGGTAAATTGAAAACGGCCCGGGAGTCACGAAAAGCGCGTTGATGCTGCCCAACACTTCGCGAAGAAAGCCGCTCGTTATGTACTCGACACTCTGGACCCGCTCCATGATCGTGTGCGGTTTAACAACCTTAATAAGCGATGTCACCGCCATGATACTCGGATCAGTGAACACACGAACGATTTCCCGGAGCGCCGACGGCGCGACGAATGAATCCGCGTCAAGGCAACCGATGAGATCCGCGGACACCCCGATGTGCTCGATGCCGAGATTAAGCGCCGTGTACTTGCCACCGTTCTCTTTGCTGAGGAGTGCGACTTGCGGGTGCGCCCGGTAGCGCTCGGCCGCGGCGTTCGTTCCGTCTGTCGAACCGTCGTCAACAATCACGATGGAGAGCTTGTCTCGCGGATACTCGAGCGCGAGGAGAGAATCTAGAGTGCCCATGAGCGTGCGCTCTTCATTCCAGCACGGAACGATTATGGCGACACGTGGATTGAGATCAATCGGGCTGCTTTTTCCTGCAATTGAGGGTCGAGCCGCGCTACGACAGAGCGTCCCGCGCGCCCGCACCGCGCGCATTTCAAGAAACGTCACCAGCAAAAAAACCTGCGCGTAGAGGGCGCAGAATAAAAGAGTATACAGCAGTGTTTCGGCGGCAACGTGCATAACCATCTATTCGCGTCCACCAAGAAGCGCCGCAATGCGCTCCTCGACCGGCGGATGGGTGGAGAAAAGGCGGACGAGAAAGGGCGTGCGACGTGCTGACCCATCGCGCGCTCCGCCGCGATCGGCTCCGAACGGATTTTCGAGGAAAAGATGCGCGGTTGCGTTCGTCGCGGTGCGGAGTGGCCTCCCTGCTGCGGCGATCTTGCGGAGCGCATGTGCGAGGCCTTCCGGATAGCGCGTGAGAAGCGCACCAGAGCTGTCTGCGAGGAACTCTCGCCTGCGCGAGATCGCGAGGTGGATGAGACTCGCGATGAGCGGTGCGAGAATTGAGAGCACGAGGCCAACAAGGAGCATCGCACCATTCGCACCGCCGCGCCCTTCCCTACCCCCCTCTCCGCCGTTAAACATTCCGCGAAACCAGAGCGAGCGCATGAAGATGTCCGAGAGCACCGCGACGAAGCCGACGAGGACGACCGCAACGGTAGAGACCAACATATCGCGGTTCCCTATGTGCGAGAGCTCGTGCGCGAGCACGCCTTCAAGCTCCGAGCGGTCGAGCACGTCAAGCAGGCCTGTCGTCACGCAAATGACCGCATGTTTTGGGTCGCGGCCAGTCGCGAATGCATTCGGCGCCGGATCATCAATTAGGTAAAACCGCGGCATCGGGAGCCCGGAGGCGATCGAGAGGTTTTCGAGCACGTTGTGGAGCTCACGATGTGTCGCAAGATCAACCGGCACCGCGCGATGGAGCTTCAGTACAATTTTGTCCGAGAACCAGTACGAGAGCACGTTCATCCCGATCGAGAACGCGACCGCGATGTAGAGTATCTCCGGCGCATCGTAGACGCCCGAAAATACCCACCCCAAGGCGATCACCACGCCGAAAAACGCGGCCATTAAGAACCACGTTTTTCGGATATTTTGAGCGCGGTGAGTGTAGAGAGTGGACATTGTTGGAAAGTGGAAAGTGGAGAGTGGAAAGTAGTTTCGACTCTACTCTCCACTTTCCACCCTCTACTCTCTCGTTACTCGTTAAAACTTCACCGCCACCGGCTCGCGGGCTGCGGCTTCTTCCGAGCCTTCGAGCTCAAAGAATTCCATCTTAGAGAATCCGAAGCTGCCTGCAATAATGCGCTGCGGGAAGGTGTCAATCGCGATGTTGAGATCGCGGACATTGCCGTTGTAAAAGCGGCGAGCGGCCTGGATTTTATTTTCGGTATCAGCAAGCTCGCGCTGGAGGTCAAGGAAATTCGCATTCGCCTTGAGGTCGGGATAATTTTCAGAAACCGCAAAGAGCGTCTTCAGCGTGTTTGAGAGCATGTTCTCGGCGCGGGCACTCTCCTCGGCGCTTTTCGCCGAGACCGCGTCGGTGCGCGCTTTCGTGACATTCTCGAGGACCTCGCGCTCGTGGGTAGCGTAGCCCTTCACCGTCTCAACCACGTTCGGGATGAGATCGTGGCGGCGCTTGAGCTGCACCTCAATGTCTGCCCACGCTTCCTTGGTGCGATGCACAAGCCGCACGAGCGAGTTGTACATAAAAATGATCCAAAACGCCAACACGACAATGACGCCGATGATAATAGGTACGATGGGCATACGCAGGGGCTAGAACATTAGGCTGCTCAGGCTTTAGTCTCTGGGCGCTAATGTGCTAGCAAAAAAAGAAAAGCTAATAATACCTCTAGTATAGCAGGGTACCACAGCGCTGCAACCCGAAGTCGTGCACAATACAAAACCCTCCTCCGCTCTGTTGCAGCGCGTGGTTGCAACTTATGCGAAGAAGGGTCGAGGAACGAGAGCCGACGGGCCGAGATCAGGCCTGATGAGCGCTGAAATTTTTGACAAAAACTACATCGCTCATGCCGAGGGCCTCGACGGCAGCTTGGAGATACGTCCGGGCTGCTACTACCAGTCGCTCGTCGTGGACGGCTATAGAGATTTGGCCGGTGCTTACAATCGCGTCGGTTGTTACGACGAGAATTGTTTCTCCGTACGGACCACAAAGATGGAATGGTGTCTCGTGCATCCGGAATTGTTCTCTCGTAACCTTGAAGATGCACAGGCCTTTGTCTTCCTGCTGCTTGCCGAAAACATCGTGCTGGTCGTAGGGGTACATCATGACCGCCAGCCGATTCTCAAATTGAGGTTGTGCGGCAGCGACAATAGCTTCAAGCGCCTGAAAAACGATCGCTCTTTCCGCACTAAAGCCATGTTGCGTTGTGGGCTGACCCGTGACATCAATTTCCTTGAGCAAATTTGGCATGGCCTATCTTCCTTCTCCAAGAGAGGTTGGGAACAGACAGGTCTCTCCGCGACTTAAGCAAAGCACGCACGTGCTTCTGTGTTGTCCGAAGAACCCCGCTGAAAAACAGCGTATACTTATTGCAGGGGATGTCAAGTAGCAGCCGTTTTATTTTTGACAAAAAATATGATATCCTTCCACCATGGAATCACACACCTATCGAGTTATCATCGAGCCCGATGAGCGCAAAACATTTCACGCCTATGCGCCCGCGCTCCCCGGATGCCACACATGGGGGTATTCCTTCGAGGAAGCCCGCAGCAGAGCTCGTGACGCGATCGACGCATATCTGCGCAGCATCGTCGCAGACGGCGAGAAAATCCCTACAGACGCAGGCGTCGAAATAATTGAAACAGTTGCCACACCTATGGCGGCACGTCGCGTCCTCACACATGCCTAAACTTCCTCCGGTCAAAGACCGCGAACTCATCCGAGCGCTCAAGCAGCTCGGATTTTTTGAACACCCCGAACGCGGCACTTCACACCTTGTGTTCGCCCACCCTGATGGGCGTCGCACTACGGTATCACGCCACCCCGGCAAAGATATACCGCGTGGGACACTGCGCGCGATCATCCGCGATAGCAACATCCCGCTCGCCGACTTCATCAAAACTTTGAAGGGGCGCTGAACTTTTCTGCGAGACCAACCACTCCAGGCCCTTTCCTGCTATAAAACCACACCCCCGCGCCTTTAGGTGCGGGGGTGTGGTAATCGTTTCACAATTACTGATTATCGATTACTGGTTCCCGGTTACTGCACTGGTTACCAACCCCTTATTTTTACTTCAATACAAGCGACAGACGATGCTGCTGCTGTCCAAAATCCCCTCACGAAAATTGACGCCTCAATGGGGCTAATACTGCCTTCATGCCCGATACGGTAACCCTCCCGAAAACTGAATACGAGTATCTCCACAGGATAGCCGAGCGCTATGAGTTGCTGCAAAATGCGGTCCGTGAAGACTTTTTTGAGGAACCGTCGGTACGCGATACCGGGGAAATTATTGCTACGTTCAAAAAATCAGAACGATACAATAAGGCGTTCCTGCAAAGTCTCTCCCGCGGTCTCAGGGAATCTTCGTTTCTCAAAAAAAGCAACAAACAATAAGCCTGTAGCTTTCTTTATCATCGACGTAAACAATCACTATCATCAGTAGCAGTACAACTGTTTCGCTCCCTTGAACTCGAAGACATATACAGCCCGTAGAATGCTACCTGATATGGGTTGCAATCCCAGCGCTGACAATACGGAAGGCCGTAGTAAATACTACAGAGCATAATGACCGGATGTTCCTCGTGATCGAAACGCGAGTATAGCCGGATTTTACCCTCTACTTCGCGAGCGGTGTAGCCATAGTCGAATACTAAAGGAAGGCGTTCCACAAATTCTTCCAATGTCATCTGCATATCAATCTCCTGTGAGTTGTGCAACTATTCCTTAAAATGGGCGGCACGATACCTTCGTGACGGAAGCAGCTATTTGTGAGTCCCCGTCCCCGAATTCTCAAAATAAACTAGCATATCTTGATATAGTTGCCAAGTAACGCGCCAGTAACTCCTCACACATACCACAAGACTGTGCAACACAGCCGTCATTGCGAGGAGTGGAACGGAGTGGAGCGATCCCACGCTATGCTCTGGACAGGCTCCGCAATCCAGAATTACGGCTCAACAACTGGATTGCTTCGCTCCGCTCGCAATGACGAGTGTGAGGAGTTACACGCGCCGAAAATCCTCATACGGGTGCACATATTTTCGCCCGTTCCTGCCACGCAAGACACCCCACCCCGCGCCTTTTGGCGCGGGGGGTGTCTAAGTAGTCGCGTTCCCCAGTTACCAGTTACTGATTACCAGTCCCCCGTCTAGTAATCCATATCCATCCCGCCTCCACCCATACCGCCACCAGCGCCTGCGCCGCTTTTCTCTTCCTTCGGCTCCTCGGCGACTGCCACTTCGGTCGTGAGGAGGATTGCCGCTGCAGAGGCCGCGTTCTGGACGCAGCTGCGGGCGACTTTCACCGGATCAATGATGCCGGCCGCGAGCATGTCGGGGATCAACTCATCGCGGAGCGCATCATAGCCACCGTTTCCTTTCGATTCCTTCACACTGTTCACAATCACCGCCGCGTCGTCCCTGCCAGCATTCAAAGCAATCTGACGCAGTGGGGACTCGAGCGCTTTCAGTACCAAGGCAAAGCCTGCCGCAAACTCTTCTTCAAACGCCTTGTTCGACGATTTGATATTTTTGGCTGCCACTCTCTGCGCGGCCTTGATGAGCGCCGACCCGCCGCCCGCAACGATACCTTCCTCAATCGCGGCTTTCGTCGCATTCACCGCGTCTTCGATTTTGAGCTTCAAATACTTCATTTCGGTCTCAGTCGCGGCGCCGACGCGGACAACCGCAACTCCGCCCGAGAGCTTGCCGATGCGCTCGTCAAGCTTTTCGATATCAAACTTCGACTCGGTCTGCTCTCGCTGCTTTTTCAGCTGCTCGACGCGCGACTCAATGTCTGCTCGCTTGCCCTTGCCGCCGACAATGAGCGTCTTGTCTTTCGTCGCGACGACGCGATTCGCTCTCCCGAGCATCGAGATCTCCGCGTTCTCAAGCTTGATGCCGACTTCCTGAGAGATCACCGAACCGCCGGTCGTGACTGCGATGTCCGCGAGCATCTCTTTCTTGCGGTCGCCGTAGCCGGGGGACTTCACCGCAAGCACACTGAACGCGCCGCGGAGCTTATTGACCACAAATGTCGCGAGCGCCTCGCCATCAACATCGTCGGCGATAATCACGAGCTCCTTCTTGCCCGTATGCGCGATTTTTTCGAGGAGCGGCAGGATCTCCTGCACGGTCGAAACTTTCTTGTCGGTAATCAGTATCAGTGGATCGCGATACTCTGCCTCCATGCGCTCGGCATTCGTGATCATGTAGGGCGAGACGTAGCCCTTGTCGAACTCGAGCCCTTCCACCACCTCGCTGTCTATTCCAAAAGACTGTGACTCTTCGACAGTGACGACGCCGTCCTTCCCGACCTTATCTATGGTGCTCGCAATGATCTTACCGATCTCTGTCGATTCGGCAGAAATGCTCGCCACGTGCTGCACCTCCTCCTTGCTGTGGATCGGCTTTGCGAGCTCGCGCAGCGCCGCGACCACTTCCTCAGCCGCTCGCTCGATACCGAGGCGGATGCCCATCGCGTTGACGCCCATCGCGGTCTGCTTCACGCCCTCGGCGACCATCGCCTGGGTGAGCACCACCGCAGTCGTGGTGCCGTCGCCCGCGACGTCGTTCGTCTTCGTCGCGACTTCTTTCACAAACTCGGCGCCCATGTTCTCAAACTTATCCTTGAGGGAAATTTCCTTCGCGATGGTGACGCCGTCATTCGTGATCATCGGCGTGCCATAGGACTTGTCGAGCACTACATTGCGCCCGCGCGGCCCGAGCGTGATGCGCACGCTGTCCGCCACTTTGTCTACGCCGCGCCGCAGGGCCTCCCGCGCACGGTCGCTGAAAATGATT is part of the bacterium genome and encodes:
- a CDS encoding type II toxin-antitoxin system HicB family antitoxin; the encoded protein is MESHTYRVIIEPDERKTFHAYAPALPGCHTWGYSFEEARSRARDAIDAYLRSIVADGEKIPTDAGVEIIETVATPMAARRVLTHA
- a CDS encoding type II toxin-antitoxin system HicA family toxin, which encodes MPKLPPVKDRELIRALKQLGFFEHPERGTSHLVFAHPDGRRTTVSRHPGKDIPRGTLRAIIRDSNIPLADFIKTLKGR
- a CDS encoding M48 family metallopeptidase, with translation MSTLYTHRAQNIRKTWFLMAAFFGVVIALGWVFSGVYDAPEILYIAVAFSIGMNVLSYWFSDKIVLKLHRAVPVDLATHRELHNVLENLSIASGLPMPRFYLIDDPAPNAFATGRDPKHAVICVTTGLLDVLDRSELEGVLAHELSHIGNRDMLVSTVAVVLVGFVAVLSDIFMRSLWFRGMFNGGEGGREGRGGANGAMLLVGLVLSILAPLIASLIHLAISRRREFLADSSGALLTRYPEGLAHALRKIAAAGRPLRTATNATAHLFLENPFGADRGGARDGSARRTPFLVRLFSTHPPVEERIAALLGGRE
- a CDS encoding glycosyltransferase; this translates as MHVAAETLLYTLLFCALYAQVFLLVTFLEMRAVRARGTLCRSAARPSIAGKSSPIDLNPRVAIIVPCWNEERTLMGTLDSLLALEYPRDKLSIVIVDDGSTDGTNAAAERYRAHPQVALLSKENGGKYTALNLGIEHIGVSADLIGCLDADSFVAPSALREIVRVFTDPSIMAVTSLIKVVKPHTIMERVQSVEYITSGFLREVLGSINALFVTPGPFSIYRRDVFEKLGPYRAAHQTEDLEIAMRMHAHGMQIGNTLSALVYTRAPRTFRQLFRQRVRWHYGFLRNALDYRAMFLRPQFGHVALFGIPAAVASIIGSIIFFGYSIYDIARSLAHRALQWATVGLRFEFPPDFSWFFVPTAPKVLLSLVLVATFLIIVWQSRRAAEGRRGFPRYFLYFFALYGMIAPLWYARAIYNVIRARGGTWR
- the groL gene encoding chaperonin GroEL (60 kDa chaperone family; promotes refolding of misfolded polypeptides especially under stressful conditions; forms two stacked rings of heptamers to form a barrel-shaped 14mer; ends can be capped by GroES; misfolded proteins enter the barrel where they are refolded when GroES binds), translating into MSKQIIFSDRAREALRRGVDKVADSVRITLGPRGRNVVLDKSYGTPMITNDGVTIAKEISLKDKFENMGAEFVKEVATKTNDVAGDGTTTAVVLTQAMVAEGVKQTAMGVNAMGIRLGIERAAEEVVAALRELAKPIHSKEEVQHVASISAESTEIGKIIASTIDKVGKDGVVTVEESQSFGIDSEVVEGLEFDKGYVSPYMITNAERMEAEYRDPLILITDKKVSTVQEILPLLEKIAHTGKKELVIIADDVDGEALATFVVNKLRGAFSVLAVKSPGYGDRKKEMLADIAVTTGGSVISQEVGIKLENAEISMLGRANRVVATKDKTLIVGGKGKRADIESRVEQLKKQREQTESKFDIEKLDERIGKLSGGVAVVRVGAATETEMKYLKLKIEDAVNATKAAIEEGIVAGGGSALIKAAQRVAAKNIKSSNKAFEEEFAAGFALVLKALESPLRQIALNAGRDDAAVIVNSVKESKGNGGYDALRDELIPDMLAAGIIDPVKVARSCVQNAASAAAILLTTEVAVAEEPKEEKSGAGAGGGMGGGGMDMDY
- a CDS encoding LemA family protein, giving the protein MPIVPIIIGVIVVLAFWIIFMYNSLVRLVHRTKEAWADIEVQLKRRHDLIPNVVETVKGYATHEREVLENVTKARTDAVSAKSAEESARAENMLSNTLKTLFAVSENYPDLKANANFLDLQRELADTENKIQAARRFYNGNVRDLNIAIDTFPQRIIAGSFGFSKMEFFELEGSEEAAAREPVAVKF